In Vibrio atlanticus, the following proteins share a genomic window:
- a CDS encoding pyridoxal phosphate-dependent class III aminotransferase — translation MNTFKGTFMTTAFEVDINTIANSFSTMVPIVEGTYDLTPDAILLEQEQHESDVRSYPRRLPIAIKRACGVLVEDTRGQLFLDCLAGAGTLSLGYNHPEINQALKDQLDSGLPYQTLDITTQAKETFIKRVKAFLPQDFSTNSVLQFCGPSGADAVEAAIKLAKQTTGRNTMFAFRGAYHGMTNGTMGMMGNLGTKERRSGLMSDVHFMPFPYNLRCPFGIGGEAGANASIRYIERMLNDDESGIMKPAAMIVEPVQGEGGVIPAPASWLQGLRRICDEHGILLIFDEIQCGVGKTGHRFAFEESGVNPDILCLSKAIGGGLPMSLLVFDKSIDTWKAGEHTGTFRGNQLAMVSGAKALEIIERDGLVEHANIAGQYLRHGLEKIQSRVGCIAEVRGKGLMLGAEIKQPNGELNKFGEPQSNGELTLAIQRAALERGLMVEKGGRDGSVIRFLPPMIISFEQIDFALRVMEEAIIAAGGGLQQDPASSEQTNQEWNKHFIQTGLGGSDEFASVMNQTTQAMKAVFEQVETPYSGLDPKVLEAAIKAVDLDNNQHALVDVVDSTADLVAANSIFVQHPDCIAHLHTPPLMASVAAESIIAALNQSMDSWDQASAATYVEQRVVDWMCDKYQLGDQADGVFTSGGTQSNLMGLLLARDWIADKHDGHSIQKLGLPDYASKLRILCSNKSHFTVQKSASLLGLGEAAVCCVDTNANGTIKPDLLDAEVKALKAQGLIPFAVVGTAGTTDHGAIDDLDAIADIANQQGLWFHVDSAYGGALILSSHKARLQGIEKADSVSVDFHKLFYQTISCGAVLLKDKANFKYLLHHADYLNREHDELPNLVDKSIATTKRFDALKVFMTMQNVGPKLLGDMYDHLLEQTLEVADLIQNQVDLELLAEPSLSTVLFRFKPNNKQSANGELDLDKLNQTLRLEALTRGVAVLGETVVDGKSALKFTILNPCLKTSDFKSLINKIQTLAIELAEQQG, via the coding sequence ATGAACACATTCAAGGGGACTTTTATGACTACCGCCTTTGAAGTCGATATTAATACTATCGCAAATTCATTTTCAACTATGGTTCCTATCGTAGAGGGAACTTACGACCTAACACCCGACGCTATTTTGCTTGAGCAAGAACAGCATGAATCGGATGTTCGTTCATACCCAAGACGCCTACCGATTGCTATTAAACGAGCATGTGGTGTTTTAGTTGAAGATACTCGTGGCCAACTCTTTCTCGATTGCTTGGCCGGTGCAGGTACACTTTCTCTGGGTTACAACCACCCTGAGATTAACCAAGCACTTAAAGACCAACTCGATTCAGGTTTGCCATACCAGACTCTTGATATTACGACTCAAGCAAAAGAGACGTTTATCAAGCGAGTGAAAGCTTTTCTCCCTCAAGACTTTTCAACGAACTCGGTTCTTCAATTCTGTGGCCCGTCTGGCGCTGATGCTGTGGAAGCAGCGATCAAGCTCGCCAAGCAAACTACAGGTCGTAACACCATGTTTGCTTTCCGTGGTGCTTACCACGGCATGACTAACGGCACCATGGGCATGATGGGTAACCTTGGCACTAAAGAACGTCGTAGTGGCTTAATGTCTGACGTACATTTCATGCCTTTCCCATACAACCTTCGTTGCCCGTTTGGCATTGGTGGTGAAGCGGGTGCTAACGCGAGCATTCGTTACATCGAGCGTATGTTGAATGACGATGAATCTGGCATCATGAAACCTGCAGCGATGATCGTCGAGCCTGTACAAGGTGAGGGCGGTGTGATTCCAGCTCCTGCATCTTGGTTACAAGGCCTACGTCGCATCTGTGATGAGCATGGCATCCTACTGATTTTTGATGAAATTCAGTGTGGCGTGGGTAAAACGGGTCATCGATTCGCGTTTGAAGAGTCAGGCGTTAACCCTGATATCTTATGTTTATCTAAAGCGATTGGTGGCGGACTGCCTATGTCGCTGCTTGTGTTCGATAAGAGCATTGATACATGGAAAGCGGGTGAGCACACCGGTACATTCCGTGGCAACCAATTAGCAATGGTGTCTGGCGCTAAGGCACTGGAAATCATCGAGCGTGATGGCTTGGTTGAGCACGCGAACATCGCAGGTCAATACTTACGTCACGGGCTTGAGAAGATTCAATCACGCGTTGGCTGTATTGCTGAAGTTCGCGGTAAAGGCTTGATGCTTGGCGCTGAGATCAAGCAACCAAACGGTGAGCTCAATAAATTTGGCGAGCCGCAATCAAACGGCGAACTGACTCTAGCGATTCAACGAGCAGCATTAGAGCGCGGTTTGATGGTTGAAAAGGGTGGTCGTGATGGTTCGGTCATTCGTTTCCTTCCGCCAATGATTATCTCTTTCGAGCAGATCGACTTTGCACTGCGTGTCATGGAAGAAGCGATCATCGCAGCGGGTGGCGGTTTACAACAAGACCCAGCTTCAAGCGAGCAAACTAACCAAGAATGGAATAAGCATTTCATCCAGACAGGTTTAGGCGGTAGCGACGAATTTGCTAGCGTGATGAACCAAACCACTCAAGCGATGAAAGCCGTTTTTGAACAGGTTGAAACCCCTTATTCGGGTTTAGATCCAAAAGTGTTAGAAGCAGCTATCAAAGCTGTCGACCTAGACAACAACCAACACGCTTTGGTTGATGTTGTAGATAGCACTGCAGACCTTGTCGCTGCAAACTCCATCTTCGTGCAACACCCTGACTGTATTGCACACCTTCATACTCCTCCTTTAATGGCATCGGTAGCGGCGGAATCCATTATTGCGGCACTGAATCAGTCAATGGATTCATGGGACCAAGCATCTGCTGCGACTTATGTTGAGCAGCGTGTGGTGGATTGGATGTGCGACAAATACCAACTTGGCGACCAAGCGGACGGTGTTTTCACCAGTGGCGGCACGCAAAGCAACCTAATGGGCTTATTGTTAGCGAGAGATTGGATTGCTGATAAACATGATGGTCACTCAATCCAAAAGCTAGGCTTACCAGATTACGCGAGCAAGCTTCGTATTTTGTGTTCAAACAAATCTCACTTCACGGTTCAAAAGTCTGCCTCGCTACTAGGGCTAGGTGAAGCGGCAGTGTGCTGTGTTGATACCAATGCCAATGGCACCATAAAGCCAGATTTGCTAGACGCAGAAGTCAAAGCGCTTAAAGCTCAAGGGTTGATTCCTTTTGCTGTTGTCGGTACGGCGGGCACAACCGATCACGGTGCTATTGATGATCTTGACGCGATTGCTGACATCGCCAACCAACAAGGCCTTTGGTTCCATGTTGACAGTGCTTACGGTGGTGCACTTATTTTAAGTAGCCACAAAGCTCGTTTGCAAGGTATCGAAAAAGCAGACTCTGTGAGTGTCGACTTCCATAAGCTTTTCTATCAAACAATCAGCTGCGGTGCGGTGTTGTTGAAAGACAAGGCGAACTTTAAGTACCTTCTGCATCACGCAGATTACCTAAACCGTGAACACGATGAGCTGCCGAACTTAGTCGACAAGTCTATCGCAACGACCAAGCGTTTTGATGCATTGAAAGTCTTCATGACTATGCAAAATGTTGGTCCAAAGCTGTTGGGTGATATGTATGACCACCTTCTTGAGCAAACGCTAGAAGTGGCAGACCTGATTCAAAACCAAGTTGACTTAGAGCTACTCGCGGAGCCTTCACTATCAACAGTGCTGTTCCGATTTAAGCCGAACAATAAGCAGTCAGCAAACGGTGAGCTAGATTTAGACAAACTGAATCAAACGTTAAGACTGGAGGCGCTGACTCGTGGCGTTGCAGTACTTGGTGAAACGGTCGTGGATGGTAAGAGTGCGCTTAAATTCACTATCTTGAATCCGTGCCTAAAGACGTCAGATTTCAAATCTCTAATTAACAAAATTCAAACTCTAGCCATTGAGCTAGCAGAACAACAAGGGTAA
- the pgsA gene encoding CDP-diacylglycerol--glycerol-3-phosphate 3-phosphatidyltransferase has product MRLNIPNILSLLRLFLIPVFVVVFYLPYEWAPFAAAMVFWVAGFTDWLDGMLARKLGQTSRFGAFIDPVADKVLVATALILVTEHYHSIWVTIPAVTMIGREIIISALREWMAEIGKRASVAVSWVGKVKTVSQMFALWVLIWRYDDWMVWVGYIALYVATVLTYWSMAQYLMAAKDDLLDEKHH; this is encoded by the coding sequence ATGCGTTTGAATATACCTAACATTTTGTCCTTACTGAGACTATTTTTAATCCCAGTATTCGTTGTTGTTTTTTACCTACCTTATGAATGGGCTCCTTTTGCTGCTGCAATGGTGTTTTGGGTAGCGGGTTTTACTGACTGGCTAGATGGCATGCTGGCTCGTAAACTCGGGCAAACGTCTCGCTTTGGTGCCTTTATTGACCCTGTGGCGGATAAAGTGCTCGTTGCTACTGCTCTTATCTTAGTTACCGAGCACTATCATTCGATCTGGGTGACTATCCCTGCGGTGACCATGATTGGTCGTGAAATTATCATCTCGGCGCTTCGTGAATGGATGGCTGAAATCGGTAAACGTGCAAGCGTTGCGGTATCTTGGGTTGGTAAAGTGAAAACCGTTTCTCAGATGTTTGCTCTTTGGGTACTTATCTGGCGATACGATGACTGGATGGTTTGGGTGGGTTACATTGCACTCTATGTTGCAACGGTTCTTACTTACTGGTCAATGGCGCAATACTTGATGGCCGCCAAAGATGATTTGTTAGACGAAAAACACCATTGA
- the uvrC gene encoding excinuclease ABC subunit UvrC: MTNLFDSVSFLKTVTEQPGVYRMYNAEAVVIYVGKAKNLKKRLSSYFRKKVDSEKTRALVSNIDKIDVTVTHTETEALILEHNYIKQYLPKYNVLLRDDKSYPYIFISGHKHPRLSMHRGAKKKKGEYFGPYPDSGAVRETLHLLQKIFPARQCEDTVYANRTRPCLMYQIGRCAAPCVSSIISDEEYSELIDYVRLFLQGKDKLVLETLIEKMDTASRELRFEQAAAFRDQIQAIRRVQEQQYVSDDSMEDMDVLGFAQENGVACIHILMIRQGKVLGSRSHFPKIPNNTVREEVFSSFLSQYYLAHNEARTIPTRLILNADLMEDITPIQEALCEVAGRKIHFNTNPSGTRGRYLKLSNTNALTAITTKINHKMTINQRFKELQEVLSMDAIKRMECFDISHTMGESTIASCVVFNQEGPVKPEYRRYNITGITGGDDYAAMAQALERRYSKQLDVDKIPDIIFIDGGKGQLNRAHEIVSQYWGDWPFRPRMMGIAKGVTRKPGLETLVTLEGEEFNLPSDAPALHLIQHIRDESHNHAIAGHRAKRGKTRRTSALEGIEGVGPKRRQSLLKYMGGLQELKRATVEEIAKVPGISHSLAENIYQALKQ; this comes from the coding sequence GTGACCAACTTGTTTGACTCAGTCTCATTCCTCAAGACAGTAACAGAGCAGCCCGGCGTTTATCGAATGTATAACGCCGAGGCTGTTGTTATTTACGTCGGTAAAGCTAAGAACCTCAAAAAACGCCTTTCCAGTTATTTCCGTAAAAAAGTCGACAGTGAAAAAACACGCGCTTTAGTCAGCAATATTGACAAGATCGATGTCACTGTAACGCACACGGAAACAGAAGCGCTCATCCTTGAGCATAACTACATCAAGCAGTACTTGCCTAAATACAACGTACTTTTGCGTGATGATAAGTCGTACCCTTATATTTTTATTAGCGGTCACAAGCATCCTCGTTTGTCGATGCATCGTGGTGCTAAAAAGAAAAAGGGCGAATACTTTGGTCCTTACCCTGATTCCGGCGCTGTGCGTGAGACGTTGCACCTACTACAAAAAATCTTTCCTGCTCGCCAGTGTGAAGATACGGTTTATGCCAACAGAACACGCCCGTGTTTGATGTATCAGATTGGCCGTTGTGCTGCGCCATGTGTCAGCTCAATCATCTCTGATGAAGAGTACAGTGAACTTATCGACTACGTTCGTCTGTTCTTGCAAGGGAAGGACAAGTTAGTCCTTGAGACGCTCATCGAAAAGATGGACACAGCAAGCCGAGAGCTTCGCTTTGAGCAAGCTGCCGCGTTCCGTGACCAAATCCAAGCGATTCGACGCGTGCAAGAACAACAATATGTATCCGACGATTCAATGGAAGATATGGACGTGTTGGGCTTTGCTCAAGAGAATGGCGTAGCGTGTATTCATATCTTGATGATTCGCCAAGGCAAGGTTTTAGGCAGTAGAAGCCATTTCCCGAAAATCCCCAACAATACGGTGCGAGAAGAGGTTTTTTCGAGCTTTTTAAGCCAATACTATCTTGCGCATAATGAAGCGAGAACCATCCCAACTCGTTTGATTCTCAATGCCGATTTGATGGAAGATATCACACCGATTCAAGAAGCCTTGTGTGAAGTGGCGGGTCGTAAGATTCACTTTAATACCAACCCTTCAGGTACTCGAGGTCGTTACCTTAAACTGTCGAATACCAATGCATTGACGGCTATTACCACCAAGATTAATCACAAGATGACCATCAACCAGCGCTTTAAAGAGCTTCAAGAAGTGTTGTCGATGGATGCGATTAAACGAATGGAATGTTTCGATATCAGTCATACCATGGGTGAAAGCACAATTGCGTCTTGTGTGGTGTTCAATCAAGAAGGGCCGGTTAAACCCGAATACCGTCGTTACAACATCACCGGGATTACTGGTGGTGATGACTATGCGGCCATGGCTCAGGCTCTTGAGAGGCGTTACTCGAAGCAACTTGATGTCGATAAAATTCCAGACATCATCTTCATTGATGGTGGTAAGGGGCAACTGAATCGCGCTCACGAGATTGTTTCTCAATATTGGGGTGATTGGCCATTTCGACCAAGAATGATGGGTATCGCGAAAGGTGTGACCCGTAAGCCGGGTTTAGAAACCTTAGTTACTCTTGAAGGTGAGGAATTTAACTTGCCAAGCGATGCACCAGCGTTGCACCTTATCCAGCACATCCGTGATGAAAGTCATAATCATGCGATAGCAGGGCACAGAGCGAAACGAGGTAAAACTCGCCGAACCAGTGCTTTGGAAGGAATCGAAGGGGTAGGGCCGAAACGTCGTCAATCTTTGTTGAAATATATGGGTGGCTTACAAGAACTTAAGCGTGCAACTGTTGAAGAAATAGCCAAAGTGCCGGGCATTAGTCATTCTTTGGCAGAAAACATTTATCAAGCATTGAAACAATAG
- the uvrY gene encoding UvrY/SirA/GacA family response regulator transcription factor, with product MINVFLVDDHELVRTGIRRIIEDVRGMNVAGEAESGEDAAKWCRTNNTDVILMDMNMPGIGGLEATKKILRFNPDVKIIVLTVHTENPFPTKVMQAGAAGYLTKGAGPDEMVNAIRVVNSGQRYISPEIAQQMALSQFSPASENPFADLSERELQIMMMITKGQKVTDISEQLNLSPKTVNSYRYRLFSKLDISGDVELTHLAIRHGMLDTETL from the coding sequence TTGATAAATGTTTTCCTTGTAGATGATCACGAGCTGGTTCGCACAGGGATACGACGTATTATTGAAGACGTCCGTGGAATGAACGTAGCAGGGGAAGCTGAAAGCGGTGAAGATGCTGCAAAATGGTGTCGTACTAACAATACTGACGTTATTTTGATGGATATGAATATGCCTGGTATTGGTGGCTTAGAAGCAACCAAGAAAATCTTGCGTTTCAACCCTGATGTTAAAATCATCGTTTTAACTGTTCATACGGAAAATCCGTTTCCAACTAAAGTGATGCAAGCTGGAGCTGCTGGTTACCTTACTAAAGGGGCAGGTCCGGATGAAATGGTAAATGCAATTCGAGTGGTTAATAGTGGCCAACGATACATTTCACCAGAAATTGCGCAGCAGATGGCTTTGAGCCAATTCTCGCCTGCGTCTGAAAATCCATTCGCAGACTTATCTGAACGTGAACTTCAAATCATGATGATGATTACCAAAGGTCAGAAAGTGACGGATATTTCAGAACAACTCAATCTAAGTCCTAAAACAGTCAACAGTTACCGCTACCGCTTGTTCAGTAAGCTGGATATCAGTGGCGATGTAGAGCTGACGCATTTAGCGATTAGACATGGAATGTTAGACACTGAGACCCTTTAA
- a CDS encoding DNA polymerase II: MDIQQGFVLTRQARDFSGRTQIDLWLSTPQGPTLLTIQNEKPVFFVAQSDIETCQSIADKEAIDCQFKPLELATFDQTPLAACYTSLSRSSFGLAQAFNGEEIQTFESDIRLADRFLMERFIKGSIEFTGTITPKRQHRRVSNAKCRAGDYLPNLSVVSLDIECSEKGVLYSIGLDSPMDSRVIMIGDLQEADTNIQWVTNEKALLEAMIAWFSEFDPDIIIGWNVIDFDFRLLHKRSEWNEVKLSIGRDNQPSFFRSSAQNQQGFITIPGRVVLDGIDMLKTATYHFRSWSLESVSQELLGEGKDIHNVHDRMDEINRMFKFDKPSLAKYNLQDCVLVNRIFEHTHLLDFAIERSRLTGVELDRVGGSVAAFTNLYMPQIHRAGYVAPNLEPENWIASPGGYVMDSIPNLYDSVLVLDFKSLYPSIIRSFLIDPMGLIEGLKLELGSEEDQAVAGFRGGQFHRSKHFLPEMIENLWAARDVAKKNNEKAFSQAIKIIMNSFYGVLGSSGCRFFDTRLASSITMRGHEIMKQTKVLIEDKGYQVIYGDTDSTFVSLNGSFEQEQADEIGHSLVAYINDWWTNHLKEVYNLTSILELEYETHYRKFLMPTIRGSETGSKKRYAGLINQDDQEKIIFKGLESARTDWTPLAQQFQQTLYEMVFHDQNPSDYVRQFVDETSAGKHDDLLVYQKRLRRKLHEYQKNIPPQVRAARLADEINAQLGRPLQYQNKGRIEYLITLSGPEPKEYLKSGIDYQHYIDKQIKPVAEAILPFIGLDFERVSGQQLGLF, from the coding sequence TTGGATATTCAGCAAGGCTTTGTACTCACAAGACAAGCAAGAGACTTTTCAGGGCGCACACAAATCGACTTGTGGTTAAGCACCCCTCAAGGCCCTACTCTACTGACAATTCAAAATGAAAAGCCTGTCTTTTTTGTTGCTCAATCTGATATCGAAACGTGCCAATCTATTGCCGATAAAGAGGCCATAGATTGTCAGTTTAAGCCTTTAGAGTTGGCGACATTTGACCAAACCCCTTTAGCCGCTTGTTACACTTCCTTATCGAGAAGCAGCTTCGGGTTAGCTCAAGCCTTTAACGGTGAAGAAATCCAAACCTTTGAAAGCGATATTCGACTCGCCGATCGATTCTTAATGGAACGCTTTATTAAAGGCAGTATCGAATTCACAGGGACTATCACCCCAAAAAGACAGCATCGCAGAGTATCGAACGCAAAATGTCGAGCTGGCGATTACTTGCCAAACTTGTCTGTGGTTTCGCTTGATATTGAGTGTTCGGAAAAAGGTGTGCTTTATTCCATCGGCCTAGACAGTCCAATGGATAGCCGAGTGATAATGATTGGCGATCTACAAGAAGCAGACACCAATATCCAATGGGTTACCAACGAGAAAGCGCTGCTTGAAGCTATGATTGCGTGGTTCTCCGAGTTTGACCCGGACATCATCATCGGTTGGAATGTCATTGATTTCGACTTTAGGCTGCTGCACAAGCGTTCGGAATGGAACGAAGTGAAACTCAGTATCGGTAGAGACAATCAACCAAGCTTTTTCCGTAGTTCTGCACAAAACCAGCAGGGCTTCATTACCATTCCTGGTCGCGTGGTTTTAGATGGCATCGACATGCTCAAGACAGCGACCTACCATTTCCGTTCTTGGTCTCTTGAGTCCGTCTCACAAGAGTTGCTGGGCGAAGGCAAAGACATTCATAATGTTCATGACCGCATGGATGAAATCAATCGAATGTTTAAGTTCGATAAACCTTCACTTGCCAAGTACAACCTTCAAGACTGTGTGCTCGTAAACCGAATCTTCGAACACACTCACCTACTCGATTTTGCTATTGAACGTTCTCGCTTAACTGGTGTTGAACTTGATCGCGTTGGCGGCTCTGTCGCGGCTTTTACTAACTTATACATGCCTCAGATACACCGAGCGGGTTATGTCGCGCCGAACTTAGAACCCGAGAACTGGATCGCTAGCCCCGGTGGCTATGTGATGGATTCGATTCCCAACCTTTATGACTCGGTTTTGGTACTCGACTTTAAAAGCCTGTACCCATCGATAATTCGATCTTTCTTGATTGATCCTATGGGGTTAATTGAAGGGCTAAAGTTAGAGTTAGGCTCTGAAGAAGACCAAGCAGTAGCTGGGTTCCGTGGCGGTCAATTCCACCGTTCTAAGCACTTTCTACCAGAGATGATCGAAAACCTCTGGGCAGCGCGTGATGTCGCAAAGAAAAACAACGAGAAAGCTTTTTCTCAAGCGATTAAGATCATCATGAACTCTTTCTATGGCGTGCTGGGTTCTTCTGGTTGTCGTTTCTTTGATACTCGCTTAGCATCCTCTATCACCATGCGTGGGCATGAGATCATGAAGCAAACCAAGGTTCTGATAGAAGATAAAGGGTATCAAGTAATTTACGGAGATACCGATTCAACTTTCGTGTCTCTTAATGGCAGTTTTGAGCAAGAACAAGCAGACGAGATTGGTCACTCCCTTGTGGCTTACATCAACGACTGGTGGACGAATCACCTGAAAGAGGTCTACAACCTCACCTCGATACTTGAATTGGAATACGAGACCCATTACCGCAAGTTTCTAATGCCGACCATTCGAGGCTCTGAGACAGGATCGAAGAAACGTTATGCAGGTCTAATCAATCAAGATGACCAAGAGAAGATCATTTTTAAAGGCCTTGAAAGCGCCCGAACCGATTGGACGCCCCTCGCACAACAGTTCCAACAAACCTTGTATGAGATGGTCTTTCACGACCAAAATCCAAGTGATTATGTTAGACAGTTTGTCGATGAAACATCCGCAGGCAAACACGATGACCTACTGGTTTATCAAAAGCGCTTGCGCCGTAAATTGCATGAATACCAGAAGAACATTCCGCCACAGGTTCGCGCAGCAAGATTAGCCGATGAGATCAATGCCCAGCTTGGTCGCCCACTTCAATACCAAAACAAAGGACGTATTGAATATTTGATTACGCTGAGTGGCCCTGAGCCCAAGGAGTACTTAAAGAGTGGCATCGATTATCAACATTACATCGACAAGCAGATTAAACCGGTCGCAGAAGCGATTTTGCCCTTCATTGGTTTAGATTTTGAAAGAGTCAGCGGGCAGCAACTAGGCCTGTTCTAG
- a CDS encoding nucleotidyltransferase, whose translation MQLPVIDPTQPFQPEFQPVVNDLITFLKGGLGSNLHSVYVYGSVARKQAVVGRSNLDVVVVTHRSFPDQRTTLLNTIKWRFQKSFPQVTQVAIKTTLVSEIVDFDNIFTWGFMLKHLAVCVHGEDLSDCYGDFETSWEIAKHWNMDTENWLAVYRNKIARATTPEQQVAAQVIIAKKLLRASYSLVMYRDKNWFDAPLECGQQFLKYHPEKEVEIQRLGILLSGRAIPKRSVIGILDGFGEWLVKQYQKTEFRIG comes from the coding sequence ATGCAGCTACCTGTTATTGACCCAACACAGCCATTTCAACCTGAATTTCAACCTGTGGTTAACGATCTGATTACCTTTCTAAAAGGTGGGCTAGGTTCTAATCTGCACAGTGTCTATGTTTATGGCAGTGTGGCACGCAAGCAAGCCGTTGTCGGTCGCTCGAATCTAGATGTGGTTGTGGTTACCCATCGTTCTTTCCCAGATCAACGAACCACGCTGCTGAATACCATTAAATGGCGCTTCCAAAAGAGCTTCCCTCAGGTCACTCAAGTGGCGATCAAAACTACCTTGGTGAGCGAGATAGTTGATTTCGACAATATCTTTACGTGGGGCTTCATGCTCAAGCATTTAGCCGTGTGTGTGCATGGTGAAGACTTATCAGATTGCTATGGTGATTTCGAAACGAGTTGGGAAATTGCCAAACATTGGAATATGGACACGGAAAATTGGTTAGCGGTTTATCGTAATAAGATTGCCCGAGCAACAACGCCAGAGCAGCAAGTCGCAGCGCAGGTGATTATTGCCAAGAAGCTTCTGCGAGCCAGTTACTCTTTGGTAATGTACCGAGACAAGAATTGGTTCGATGCACCTTTGGAGTGCGGTCAACAGTTCTTGAAATATCATCCAGAGAAAGAAGTTGAGATTCAAAGGTTGGGTATTCTGCTGTCTGGGCGTGCGATTCCCAAACGTTCAGTGATAGGGATTCTTGATGGTTTTGGTGAATGGTTGGTTAAGCAGTATCAGAAAACTGAGTTTCGAATCGGGTAG
- the yeiP gene encoding elongation factor P-like protein YeiP has translation MPRASEIKKGFAINVDGKTVLVKDIEVTTPGGRGGQKIYRFRGHDVATGVKTEVRHKADEIVETIDVTKRAVMFSYVDGNEYIFMDNEDYTQFIFNGEMIEDELLFINEDTQGMYAILIDGTAATLELPTSVELVIEETDPSIKGASASARTKPARLSTGLTVQVPEYIATGDKVVVNTAERKYMNRAS, from the coding sequence ATGCCTAGAGCAAGTGAGATTAAAAAAGGTTTTGCGATCAATGTTGATGGCAAAACAGTACTAGTTAAAGATATCGAAGTAACAACACCAGGTGGCCGTGGCGGTCAAAAGATTTACCGCTTCCGTGGTCACGATGTAGCAACTGGCGTTAAAACAGAAGTTCGTCACAAGGCTGACGAAATCGTTGAAACGATCGACGTAACTAAGCGTGCAGTGATGTTCTCTTACGTTGATGGCAACGAGTACATCTTCATGGATAACGAAGATTACACACAATTCATCTTCAACGGTGAAATGATCGAAGACGAACTGCTGTTCATCAACGAAGATACGCAAGGTATGTACGCGATTCTTATCGACGGTACTGCGGCGACTCTTGAGCTACCAACTTCAGTTGAGCTAGTAATCGAAGAGACAGACCCTTCAATCAAAGGTGCTTCTGCTTCAGCTCGTACTAAACCAGCTCGTCTGTCTACAGGCCTTACTGTTCAAGTTCCTGAGTACATTGCAACTGGCGACAAAGTTGTTGTGAACACAGCTGAACGTAAATACATGAACCGCGCAAGCTAA
- a CDS encoding HI1450 family dsDNA-mimic protein, translating to MTEANDLMSYDDAIDTAYDIFLEMAADNLEPADVILFTAQFEDRGAAELVETGDDWVEHVGFEVDKEIYAEVRIGLVNEADDILDDVFARLLISRDPEHKFCHMLWKRD from the coding sequence ATGACCGAAGCTAACGACCTAATGTCTTACGACGACGCAATTGACACTGCATACGACATCTTTCTAGAGATGGCTGCTGACAACCTTGAACCTGCAGACGTGATCTTATTCACGGCTCAGTTTGAAGATCGTGGCGCTGCAGAACTTGTTGAAACTGGTGACGATTGGGTTGAACATGTTGGCTTTGAAGTCGACAAAGAGATCTACGCTGAAGTACGCATTGGTCTTGTAAATGAAGCTGATGATATCTTAGATGACGTATTCGCTCGTCTGCTGATCAGCCGTGACCCTGAACACAAGTTCTGTCACATGTTGTGGAAACGCGACTAG
- a CDS encoding RNA methyltransferase: MTKAKTDTLSKGYACVGLVNPKTPENVGSVMRAAGCYGANSVFYTGTRYDHARQFHTDTKEKHLELPLIGVEDLKDIIPVGCVPIAVDLIEGAKPLPDYKHPPRAFYIFGPEDGTLKKEITDFCRETIYVPTNGCMNLAAAVNVILYDRMAKGDNFSNHLKVT, from the coding sequence ATGACCAAAGCAAAGACAGATACCCTATCCAAAGGCTATGCCTGTGTTGGATTAGTAAATCCCAAAACCCCTGAAAATGTTGGCTCAGTAATGCGAGCAGCTGGTTGCTACGGAGCAAACTCTGTATTTTATACTGGTACCCGTTATGACCACGCTCGACAATTTCATACCGACACCAAAGAAAAGCATCTTGAGTTGCCATTGATTGGTGTTGAAGATCTTAAAGATATTATTCCTGTTGGCTGCGTGCCCATCGCGGTTGATTTGATAGAAGGCGCGAAGCCTCTGCCTGATTATAAGCACCCACCTCGTGCTTTTTATATCTTCGGCCCTGAAGATGGGACTCTGAAAAAAGAGATCACAGACTTCTGTCGTGAAACCATCTACGTTCCGACAAATGGCTGCATGAACCTTGCTGCCGCGGTCAATGTTATTTTGTATGACCGCATGGCGAAGGGTGATAATTTTTCTAATCATTTGAAAGTGACCTAA